One Rhodococcus sp. P1Y DNA window includes the following coding sequences:
- a CDS encoding PhzF family phenazine biosynthesis protein, with product MAIEVSVVRVFTDDRGGHGNPLGIVRADEVAEADRQALATELGFSETVFFTSDGSSRAWATIYTPAAELPFAGHPTVGLSWWLCQHGTKIDTLSVPASDLRVRFDGDTTWIRAKASWAPPFVEHQVKTIAEVEATDPASFTDGHHYVWTWVDEAENSIRSRMFAPDMGINEDEATGSAAVWITDRLGRGVTIRQGRGSILLTTRDDDWIELGGRTVAGNTIEI from the coding sequence ATGGCAATCGAGGTTTCCGTAGTACGCGTGTTCACCGACGATCGCGGTGGACACGGAAATCCTTTGGGTATAGTCCGCGCCGACGAGGTCGCCGAGGCCGACCGGCAGGCTCTTGCAACCGAACTCGGGTTCAGCGAGACCGTCTTCTTCACCTCCGACGGGTCGTCACGGGCATGGGCGACCATCTACACCCCGGCTGCCGAACTGCCCTTTGCCGGCCATCCGACGGTTGGACTGTCCTGGTGGTTGTGCCAGCACGGTACGAAGATCGACACGTTGTCGGTGCCTGCCTCCGATCTCCGCGTCCGCTTCGACGGCGACACGACATGGATCCGGGCCAAGGCGTCATGGGCGCCGCCGTTCGTCGAACATCAGGTGAAGACAATCGCGGAGGTGGAGGCCACGGACCCGGCGTCGTTCACGGACGGTCACCACTACGTGTGGACGTGGGTCGACGAGGCCGAGAACTCGATCCGATCGCGAATGTTTGCACCCGACATGGGTATCAACGAGGACGAAGCCACGGGGTCCGCCGCGGTCTGGATCACCGACCGACTCGGCCGAGGCGTGACGATCCGGCAAGGTCGCGGGTCGATACTCCTCACCACACGCGACGACGATTGGATCGAACTGGGTGGCCGCACCGTGGCCGGCAACACCATCGAGATCTAG
- a CDS encoding alpha/beta fold hydrolase gives MGSLRTRKLRPVPDAEPRLMFRTVHGYRRAFRMAGEGPALLLIHGIGDNSETWNDVIPHLAQNYTVIAPDLLGHGRSDKPRADYSVAAYANGMRDLLSVLGIEHVTVVGHSLGGGVAMQFSYQFPNMVNRLVLVSSGGVTKDVHPLLRLASLPLVSEAVKLLRLPGAVPLVKLAESLIGTLNGSPLRPGALLHDTPDLVRVLSALPDPTAYEAYLRTLRAVVDWRGQVVTMLDRCYLTENLPVLLVWGDQDSVIPVSHAHLAHSAMPGSRLSVFRRSGHFPFRDDPMRFLQVLEEFFEDTPALEFDESRWRHLLINGVGEDMITGSASTRLAVLGAMGSDERSAT, from the coding sequence ATGGGCTCTCTACGCACGCGAAAGCTTCGGCCGGTTCCCGACGCCGAGCCACGTCTGATGTTTCGCACGGTCCACGGATATCGACGTGCGTTTCGCATGGCCGGCGAAGGTCCTGCGCTCCTGTTGATCCATGGGATCGGCGACAACTCGGAGACCTGGAACGACGTCATCCCCCACCTCGCGCAGAACTACACCGTGATCGCACCCGACTTGTTGGGTCACGGGCGGTCGGACAAGCCCCGTGCGGACTATTCGGTCGCCGCCTACGCCAACGGGATGCGCGATCTACTGTCGGTTCTTGGAATCGAGCACGTCACGGTCGTCGGTCATTCGTTGGGCGGTGGCGTGGCAATGCAGTTCTCGTATCAATTCCCGAACATGGTGAACCGCCTCGTGCTGGTCTCCTCCGGCGGTGTCACCAAGGACGTGCACCCGCTGCTACGACTGGCGTCGCTTCCTCTGGTGAGCGAGGCGGTCAAACTGCTCCGCCTCCCCGGCGCTGTCCCGCTGGTGAAGCTCGCGGAAAGCCTGATCGGCACCCTCAACGGCTCGCCGTTGCGCCCGGGCGCCCTTCTTCACGACACACCCGATCTCGTGCGAGTGCTCAGCGCCCTCCCGGATCCCACCGCGTACGAGGCCTACCTGCGAACGCTGCGGGCGGTAGTCGACTGGCGCGGCCAGGTGGTCACCATGCTCGACCGGTGTTACCTCACCGAGAATCTGCCGGTGCTCCTCGTGTGGGGCGATCAGGACTCGGTGATTCCGGTCAGTCATGCGCACCTTGCTCATTCGGCCATGCCGGGATCGCGCCTCAGCGTGTTCCGTCGCTCGGGCCACTTCCCGTTCCGGGACGACCCCATGCGATTTCTTCAAGTCCTCGAGGAATTCTTCGAAGACACCCCTGCCCTGGAGTTCGACGAGTCTCGATGGCGGCATCTGCTCATCAACGGCGTTGGCGAGGACATGATCACCGGCAGCGCGAGCACGCGGCTCGCAGTACTCGGCGCAATGGGATCCGACGAACGCAGTGCCACCTAG
- a CDS encoding Pr6Pr family membrane protein, which yields MAVDSERSAVASTGVTIRVLRVAFAALTAVALFAIVRDSSVDPTFSYSNYFSYFTVLSNVGTVVVLAVGGLLDPQGLGWQLVRGAVTLYMVITGIIYAVLLSGIEVGIHGQWTNDVVHRIMPVVILLDWVLVPARRRISEAQSLVWLAFPLVYGIYTLIRGPFVDWYPYPFLDPRGQGYVALLIGLVVLTTAFVLMALAVNAVGRLGSRWRYGSSAPAGE from the coding sequence ATGGCTGTCGATTCCGAACGTTCTGCGGTGGCATCCACAGGTGTGACGATCCGAGTTCTCCGGGTGGCTTTCGCTGCGCTCACCGCAGTCGCGCTGTTTGCGATCGTGCGAGACAGCTCGGTCGACCCGACCTTCTCGTACTCGAACTACTTCAGTTACTTCACCGTTCTCAGCAATGTGGGGACCGTGGTGGTCCTCGCTGTCGGTGGACTCCTCGACCCGCAGGGACTAGGCTGGCAACTCGTCCGCGGTGCCGTGACGCTGTATATGGTCATCACCGGCATCATCTACGCGGTCCTGCTGTCCGGAATCGAAGTCGGAATTCATGGGCAGTGGACCAACGACGTCGTACACCGCATCATGCCGGTCGTGATTCTTCTCGACTGGGTTCTGGTGCCTGCGCGCCGGCGGATATCGGAGGCACAGTCACTGGTGTGGCTGGCGTTCCCGCTCGTCTACGGTATCTACACACTGATCAGAGGCCCGTTCGTCGACTGGTATCCATATCCGTTCCTCGATCCTCGCGGTCAGGGCTACGTCGCCCTGCTCATCGGTCTGGTCGTGCTGACGACCGCGTTCGTACTCATGGCACTCGCGGTGAACGCAGTGGGCAGGCTGGGAAGTAGATGGCGATACGGAAGTTCGGCTCCGGCGGGGGAGTGA
- the hrpA gene encoding ATP-dependent RNA helicase HrpA, with amino-acid sequence MSTPTVSELRRSLLARTSAVSIRDEHRLRRRLDRARTPDALVAVESDIARAEIALINRRAAVPTIEYPEALPVSQRKDDIAEAIQNNQVVIVAGETGSGKTTQIPKICLELGRGIRGSIGHTQPRRLAARTVAERIAEEVGESIGESIGYKVRFTDQSSDSTLVKLMTDGILLAEIQRDRILRQYDTLIIDEAHERSLNIDFILGYLAQLLPRRPDLKVIITSATIDPERFAKHFARDGVSAPVIEVSGRTFPVEMRYRPLTVDVGDTTIDLDPVDATCDAVAELIGEGDGDILVFLSGEREIRDTADALRDKQLRGTEIVPLYARLSAAEQHRVFTPHAGRRVVLSTNVAETSLTVPGIRYVVDPGTARISRYSLRTKVQRLPIEPISQASARQRAGRCGRVADGICIRLYSEEDFDARPQFTEPEILRTNLASVILQMTSLGLGKIDQFPFVEPPDPRSIRDGIGLLEELGALKPATSAGESELTPIGRELASLPVDPRMARMLVEANNSGALADALVVVSALSIQDVRERPVEHQQAADEKHARFAVESSDFLAYVELWKYLREQRNDLSSNQFRRMCKSEFLHYLRIREWQDLHGQLRQITRGLGWSVPDAPSTPAALHQSLLAGLLSHIGLREGDKREFLGARGTHFAVFPGSGLFKKPPRWVMAAELVETGRLWGRMAARIEPEWAEQLAPHLVKRTYSEPHWSTKRQSAMAYERVTLYGIPLVTGRPVNYHSIDAETSRELFIRHALVQGEWTTQHPFFHRNRALLEDVGELENRARRRDIVVDDDALYDFYDARIAAEAVSARHFDTWWKKTRRRTPDLLDFTAETVVNPDAASVLGGDYPDAWRQGEIQFPLTYQFEPGSAADGVTARIPIALLAQVQPVGFDWLVPGMRAELVATLIKLLPKAQRRTVVPAPDFAAAALASMKPRTEPVITALARELSRLGSTRIDPTDFDVSGLPAHLQMTFVAVDTDGKQLGSAKDLVELRKSLATRVTREVASAVGGAERAPTLAWTSSSLGTLDETVTKSVAGQTVTGYPALVHESGGVAVRVLSTPAGQRAAMRDGTRRLLLESAPRGTKALIAGIPTRERLALGQNPYGSIDDLLEDCRKTAVDEAMDAHGGPVRTPEAFAALSKAVGAEVTSRTSGLLALVRPILTESLELKAELDGKQGDAADDVREQLAALVFDGFVFEFGSSRLADVPRYLKAAAVRLNSLPSSAARDNAGLDVLDRVYDAYDRLLKSLPESRQSSKPVLDVFWMIEELRVGLFAQTVRTAYPVSEKRVLKAIAAAGSS; translated from the coding sequence ATGTCTACTCCAACGGTATCCGAGCTTCGCCGCTCGCTCCTCGCACGCACGTCCGCTGTTTCGATTCGCGACGAACATCGACTGCGCCGGCGACTCGATCGTGCCCGCACTCCCGATGCCCTCGTGGCGGTCGAAAGCGACATTGCGCGCGCGGAAATAGCATTGATCAACCGTCGCGCAGCCGTACCGACCATCGAATACCCCGAGGCACTGCCGGTCAGCCAACGCAAGGACGACATCGCAGAGGCAATCCAGAACAACCAGGTCGTGATCGTCGCGGGCGAGACCGGTTCCGGTAAGACCACCCAGATCCCGAAGATCTGTCTCGAACTCGGACGCGGCATCCGCGGCTCGATCGGACACACTCAGCCCCGTCGACTCGCTGCGAGAACCGTTGCCGAACGCATCGCCGAGGAAGTCGGTGAATCGATCGGCGAATCGATCGGATACAAGGTCCGCTTCACCGATCAATCTTCCGATTCGACGCTCGTGAAGCTGATGACGGACGGTATTCTGCTCGCCGAGATTCAGCGAGACCGCATACTGCGTCAGTACGACACGCTGATCATCGACGAAGCGCACGAACGAAGCCTGAACATCGACTTCATCCTCGGATATCTGGCGCAGCTGCTCCCCCGGCGCCCCGACTTGAAGGTAATCATCACCTCGGCGACCATCGATCCGGAACGATTCGCGAAGCACTTCGCTCGGGATGGCGTGTCTGCCCCCGTCATCGAAGTCTCGGGACGAACCTTCCCGGTCGAGATGCGTTACCGCCCCCTGACGGTCGACGTAGGCGATACCACCATCGACCTCGACCCCGTCGACGCGACCTGCGACGCCGTCGCTGAGCTGATCGGCGAGGGCGACGGAGACATCCTGGTGTTTCTCTCCGGTGAGCGCGAGATCCGCGACACCGCGGATGCCCTGCGAGACAAGCAACTTCGTGGAACCGAGATCGTCCCACTGTACGCACGGCTGTCCGCCGCCGAACAGCACCGAGTGTTCACCCCGCACGCGGGTCGCCGAGTGGTGCTGTCCACCAACGTCGCCGAGACGTCGCTGACCGTTCCCGGAATTCGCTACGTCGTCGATCCAGGCACCGCACGCATCTCGCGTTACTCGCTGCGCACCAAGGTCCAACGCCTCCCCATCGAACCGATCTCGCAGGCGTCGGCTCGGCAACGCGCGGGCAGGTGCGGGCGCGTCGCAGACGGAATCTGTATCCGCCTGTACTCCGAGGAAGACTTCGACGCTCGGCCACAGTTCACCGAACCGGAAATTCTGCGCACCAACCTTGCGTCGGTCATTCTCCAGATGACGTCTCTCGGCCTCGGCAAGATCGACCAGTTCCCGTTCGTCGAACCGCCGGATCCTCGCAGTATCCGCGACGGCATCGGTCTCCTCGAAGAACTCGGTGCGCTGAAACCCGCCACATCCGCGGGCGAATCGGAGTTGACCCCGATCGGCCGGGAGTTGGCGTCGCTCCCAGTCGATCCCCGCATGGCCAGGATGCTCGTCGAGGCCAACAACTCCGGTGCCCTCGCGGACGCTCTCGTCGTGGTGTCAGCCCTGTCGATCCAAGACGTACGAGAACGACCCGTCGAGCATCAACAGGCGGCGGACGAGAAGCACGCGAGATTCGCCGTGGAGAGCTCCGACTTCCTTGCCTACGTCGAGTTGTGGAAGTACCTTCGCGAGCAGCGAAACGACCTGTCCTCGAACCAGTTCCGGCGCATGTGCAAGAGCGAGTTCCTTCACTACCTCCGCATTCGCGAATGGCAGGATCTGCACGGTCAGCTGCGTCAGATCACACGAGGCCTCGGCTGGAGCGTCCCCGATGCTCCGTCCACCCCGGCGGCGCTGCACCAGTCGCTGCTCGCCGGCCTCCTGTCTCACATAGGGCTGCGTGAGGGTGACAAACGCGAGTTCCTCGGTGCACGGGGAACTCACTTCGCGGTATTCCCCGGGTCCGGATTGTTCAAGAAGCCACCCAGGTGGGTCATGGCTGCCGAACTCGTCGAGACGGGTCGGCTCTGGGGGCGGATGGCCGCTCGGATCGAACCCGAATGGGCCGAACAGCTTGCCCCACATCTGGTGAAGCGCACCTACTCCGAACCTCATTGGTCGACGAAGCGTCAGTCGGCCATGGCATACGAGCGGGTCACTCTCTACGGCATCCCCCTCGTCACGGGTCGGCCGGTGAACTATCACTCGATCGACGCCGAGACCTCGCGCGAGCTGTTCATCAGACATGCACTGGTTCAGGGCGAGTGGACAACACAGCACCCGTTCTTCCACCGCAATCGCGCGCTGCTCGAAGACGTCGGTGAACTCGAGAACCGGGCACGACGACGCGACATCGTCGTCGACGACGATGCGCTGTACGACTTCTACGACGCCCGAATCGCCGCCGAGGCAGTGTCGGCGCGGCACTTCGACACGTGGTGGAAGAAGACCAGGCGACGCACCCCCGACCTGCTCGACTTCACCGCCGAGACCGTCGTGAACCCGGACGCCGCCTCCGTACTCGGCGGTGACTACCCGGATGCGTGGCGGCAAGGGGAAATTCAGTTCCCCCTCACCTATCAGTTCGAACCAGGGTCGGCTGCCGACGGCGTGACCGCGCGCATACCGATCGCTCTTCTCGCGCAGGTCCAGCCGGTCGGCTTCGACTGGCTGGTTCCAGGCATGCGCGCCGAACTGGTGGCAACCCTCATCAAACTGTTGCCGAAGGCACAGCGTCGCACCGTCGTTCCTGCCCCTGACTTCGCTGCGGCAGCGCTCGCATCCATGAAACCGCGCACCGAACCTGTGATCACTGCCTTGGCACGCGAGCTGTCCAGGCTCGGCTCGACTCGAATCGACCCGACCGACTTCGATGTGTCCGGCCTACCAGCACACCTGCAGATGACGTTCGTCGCCGTCGACACCGACGGCAAGCAACTCGGCTCCGCCAAGGATCTCGTAGAGCTGCGAAAATCACTGGCAACCAGGGTGACTCGCGAAGTAGCAAGTGCGGTCGGGGGTGCCGAACGGGCACCGACCCTTGCCTGGACCTCATCGAGCCTGGGAACTCTCGACGAGACCGTGACCAAATCGGTAGCAGGCCAGACCGTCACGGGCTATCCGGCGCTCGTTCACGAGAGCGGTGGCGTAGCGGTGCGCGTACTCAGCACACCGGCGGGTCAACGGGCCGCGATGAGGGATGGGACCCGACGGTTGCTGCTCGAATCGGCTCCGCGGGGTACCAAGGCTCTGATCGCGGGCATTCCGACTCGGGAGCGGCTCGCTCTCGGTCAGAATCCGTACGGCAGCATCGACGACTTGCTCGAAGACTGCCGCAAGACGGCCGTCGACGAAGCGATGGACGCACACGGCGGACCGGTACGGACGCCCGAGGCGTTCGCCGCGTTGTCCAAAGCCGTCGGCGCCGAAGTGACAAGCCGGACGTCCGGCCTCCTCGCGCTCGTTCGCCCGATCCTCACCGAGTCGCTCGAACTCAAAGCCGAACTGGACGGCAAACAGGGTGACGCGGCCGACGACGTCCGCGAACAACTCGCGGCGCTCGTATTCGACGGATTCGTATTCGAATTCGGCTCGTCACGGCTCGCCGACGTTCCGCGGTATCTGAAAGCTGCAGCCGTAAGACTGAATTCACTACCGAGCAGCGCAGCTAGAGACAATGCCGGTCTGGATGTTCTCGACCGCGTCTACGACGCCTACGACCGACTCCTGAAATCTTTGCCCGAATCTCGGCAGAGCAGCAAGCCCGTGCTCGATGTGTTCTGGATGATCGAAGAGCTTCGAGTCGGACTGTTCGCTCAAACCGTCCGAACCGCATATCCCGTATCCGAGAAGCGCGTTCTGAAAGCCATCGCTGCAGCCGGCAGCAGCTAA
- the nrdR gene encoding transcriptional regulator NrdR — protein sequence MHCPFCRHPDSRVVDSREADEGQAIRRRRSCPECGRRFTTVETAVLAVVKRSGVTEPFSREKVVKGVRRACQGRDVDNDALNLLSQQVEDAVRASGSAEIPSHEVGLAILGPLRDLDEVAYLRFASVYRSFSSAEDFEKEIHDLRVHRETSVVD from the coding sequence ATGCATTGCCCGTTCTGCAGGCATCCCGATTCCCGCGTGGTGGACTCGCGCGAAGCAGACGAAGGGCAGGCAATTCGGCGACGTCGGTCATGTCCGGAATGCGGTCGACGCTTTACTACCGTCGAAACGGCGGTGTTGGCGGTCGTCAAGCGCAGCGGCGTCACCGAACCCTTCTCCCGGGAGAAGGTCGTCAAGGGAGTTCGACGGGCATGCCAGGGTCGTGACGTAGACAACGACGCGCTGAATTTGCTGTCGCAGCAAGTTGAGGACGCAGTACGCGCCTCGGGTTCTGCCGAGATTCCCAGCCACGAGGTCGGCCTGGCCATCCTCGGGCCGTTGAGGGATCTCGACGAGGTCGCTTACCTTCGGTTTGCATCGGTCTATCGATCTTTCAGTTCTGCGGAAGATTTCGAGAAGGAAATCCACGACCTACGCGTACACCGCGAAACATCCGTCGTCGATTGA
- a CDS encoding DEAD/DEAH box helicase, giving the protein MLLSDVVPAPATDEATDPDALFDIFTTWTSDRGLTLYPAQEEALIELVSGSNVILATPTGSGKSMVAVGAHFAALAAGKRTFYTAPIKALVSEKFFALCDIFGSQNVGMMTGDASVNSGAPIICATAEIVANLALRQGADSDIGQVVMDEFHYYSEPDRGWAWQVPLIELPNAQFLLMSATLGDVTFFRDDLERRTGRVTTVVSGSERPVPLMFSYVTSPIGDTIAELVETHLAPVYVVHFTQASALERAQALTSVNVASKDEKAQIADAIGDFRFTTGFGKTLSRLVRHGIGVHHAGMLPKYRRLVEKLAQDGLLKVICGTDTLGVGINVPIRTVLFTGLTKYDGVRTRQLRAREFHQIAGRAGRAGYDTLGTVVIEAPEHDIENARLVAKAGDDPKKLKRVQRKKAPDGFVSWGEPTFERIVAASPEPLTSRFSVSNAMLLNVIARPGNCFTAMRHLLEDNHETRPAQRKHILRAITLYRGLVAAGIVEQLSEPDADGRHARLTMDLQPDFALNQPLSPFALASFELLDTESPTHALDVVSIIESTLDDPRQILMAQQHAARGEAVQQMKADGIEYDERMELLEEVTWPKPLAELLVPAFEIYRGGHPWLNEIALSPKSVVRDMIERTMTFTELVSHYGLTRSEGLVLRYLADAYRALRQTVPPEARTEEVQDVTEWLGELVRQVDSSLLDEWENLTDPGEEPEARPEAYGGDTPRPITANPRAFRVLVRNAMFKRIELAASRRWDDLDDLEDGPDWEAELEPYFEEYGEIGTGPSARGPALFELTVGRESTTARQIIEDPDGDQGWSLNATLDLEESNALGEIVIDEITITAG; this is encoded by the coding sequence GTGCTTCTCTCCGATGTCGTCCCTGCCCCCGCCACCGACGAGGCCACGGATCCGGACGCTCTGTTCGACATCTTCACCACGTGGACCTCCGACCGAGGACTGACCCTCTATCCGGCTCAGGAAGAGGCGCTGATCGAGCTGGTGTCGGGGTCGAACGTCATCCTGGCGACTCCCACTGGGTCCGGTAAGTCCATGGTGGCCGTCGGCGCGCACTTCGCTGCGCTGGCCGCAGGAAAGCGGACGTTCTACACCGCGCCGATTAAAGCGCTGGTCAGCGAGAAGTTCTTTGCCCTATGCGACATCTTCGGCTCGCAGAACGTCGGGATGATGACCGGCGATGCGTCGGTGAACTCCGGAGCACCGATCATCTGTGCCACTGCGGAGATCGTCGCCAACCTCGCGTTACGTCAAGGCGCGGACTCCGATATCGGACAGGTGGTGATGGACGAATTTCACTACTACTCCGAACCGGACCGCGGGTGGGCATGGCAGGTGCCGTTGATCGAACTGCCGAACGCTCAATTTCTCCTGATGTCCGCCACCCTGGGTGACGTCACTTTCTTCCGAGACGACCTCGAGCGCAGGACCGGCCGGGTGACCACGGTCGTGTCCGGCTCCGAGCGTCCAGTTCCGCTGATGTTCTCCTACGTCACCAGCCCGATCGGCGACACCATCGCCGAACTCGTCGAGACTCATCTCGCTCCCGTCTATGTCGTTCACTTCACACAGGCTTCGGCACTCGAACGCGCGCAGGCCCTGACGAGTGTCAACGTCGCATCCAAGGACGAGAAGGCACAGATCGCCGACGCCATCGGCGACTTCCGTTTCACGACCGGTTTCGGCAAGACCCTCTCCCGACTGGTGCGGCACGGCATCGGCGTCCATCATGCCGGGATGTTGCCGAAGTACCGGCGACTGGTCGAGAAGCTCGCTCAAGATGGACTCCTCAAGGTGATCTGCGGGACCGACACGCTCGGAGTAGGAATCAACGTCCCGATCAGAACCGTCCTCTTCACCGGACTCACGAAATACGACGGTGTGCGCACCCGTCAGCTCAGGGCGCGCGAATTCCATCAGATCGCCGGACGCGCAGGCAGAGCCGGATACGACACGCTCGGGACCGTGGTGATCGAGGCGCCGGAGCACGACATCGAAAATGCGAGGTTGGTGGCGAAGGCGGGCGACGACCCCAAGAAACTCAAACGGGTGCAGCGCAAGAAGGCACCCGACGGATTCGTCTCGTGGGGAGAGCCCACATTCGAGCGCATCGTTGCGGCAAGTCCGGAGCCGCTCACCTCTCGGTTCTCGGTCAGTAATGCGATGCTGCTCAACGTCATCGCACGTCCGGGAAACTGCTTCACCGCGATGCGCCATCTTCTCGAAGACAATCACGAAACCCGACCCGCGCAACGCAAGCACATTCTCCGCGCCATCACGCTCTACCGGGGACTTGTGGCGGCCGGCATCGTCGAGCAACTTTCCGAGCCCGACGCCGATGGCAGGCACGCGCGGCTGACCATGGATCTTCAGCCCGATTTCGCTCTGAATCAGCCGTTGTCACCGTTCGCACTGGCGTCGTTCGAGCTGCTCGACACCGAGTCACCCACCCATGCACTCGATGTCGTGTCGATCATCGAATCGACACTCGACGATCCACGGCAGATTTTGATGGCTCAGCAGCACGCCGCACGCGGCGAGGCGGTCCAGCAGATGAAGGCGGACGGGATCGAGTACGACGAGCGCATGGAGCTCCTCGAAGAGGTCACGTGGCCCAAACCTCTTGCCGAATTGTTGGTTCCGGCGTTCGAGATCTACCGAGGCGGGCATCCATGGCTCAACGAGATCGCGTTGTCCCCCAAGTCTGTCGTGCGGGACATGATCGAACGGACCATGACGTTTACCGAGCTCGTCAGCCATTATGGACTGACAAGGTCGGAGGGTCTGGTTCTTCGGTATCTGGCGGACGCGTATCGGGCTCTGCGACAGACGGTTCCACCGGAGGCACGAACAGAGGAAGTACAGGACGTCACCGAGTGGCTCGGCGAACTCGTTCGGCAGGTCGATTCTTCTCTGCTCGACGAGTGGGAGAACCTGACCGACCCAGGCGAAGAGCCCGAAGCGCGCCCCGAGGCCTACGGCGGCGACACACCGAGGCCGATCACCGCCAACCCGAGGGCCTTCCGGGTGTTGGTTCGCAATGCGATGTTCAAGCGCATCGAACTCGCCGCGTCCCGGCGATGGGACGACCTGGACGATCTGGAGGACGGCCCCGACTGGGAAGCCGAACTCGAACCGTACTTCGAGGAGTACGGTGAGATCGGTACCGGACCCTCGGCCCGAGGACCGGCACTGTTCGAGTTGACCGTCGGACGGGAATCCACGACCGCGCGTCAAATCATCGAGGACCCCGATGGCGATCAGGGATGGTCGTTGAACGCGACGCTCGATCTCGAGGAGTCGAATGCGCTGGGCGAGATCGTGATCGACGAGATCACCATCACCGCGGGTTAG
- a CDS encoding aminotransferase family protein, producing the protein MSSAPEPTYESTHSALWHGFADMGAVSKNGPFVVSRGEGAHIWDREGNKYLDATAGLWFTNVGHGRTEIADAVAAQLSSLAHYSNFGDFASEPTMALAERLGEIAPVAGSKIFFTSGGSDSIDTAAKLARRYWHEVGKPDKTLIVGRQKAYHGMHVAGTSLAGIPVNHENYGTLMPDARTVAWDDAKSLLSLIEEIGADKVAAFFCEPIIGAGGVYLPPEGYLQEVRQICRDNDVLFVADEVVTGFGRIGGSWFASTRFDLQPDIMTTAKGLTSGYVPMGAVFIAPHIAEPFFAGGVWWRHGYTYGGHAGAAAAAMATLDIMERENLLQESARLESSLHTHLAPLADHDRVLEVRSGLGAVAAVQLKDPAEALPFVGTLRKHGVSGRAAGQGAMQISPSFVMTDAEVEELAGRILTALG; encoded by the coding sequence ATGTCTTCTGCGCCTGAGCCGACGTACGAATCCACTCATTCCGCGCTGTGGCACGGTTTCGCAGACATGGGAGCGGTGAGCAAGAATGGGCCGTTCGTCGTATCCCGAGGTGAGGGCGCCCACATCTGGGATCGTGAGGGCAACAAGTACCTCGATGCCACCGCAGGTCTGTGGTTCACCAACGTCGGGCACGGTCGTACCGAAATCGCGGACGCCGTCGCCGCGCAGCTGTCCTCACTCGCGCACTATTCCAACTTCGGCGACTTCGCATCGGAGCCGACGATGGCGTTGGCCGAGCGACTCGGCGAGATCGCTCCTGTCGCCGGGAGCAAGATCTTCTTCACCTCGGGCGGATCCGACTCCATCGACACCGCAGCCAAGCTCGCCCGACGCTACTGGCACGAGGTAGGCAAGCCCGACAAGACGTTGATCGTCGGACGGCAGAAGGCTTATCACGGTATGCACGTCGCCGGAACCTCGCTTGCGGGCATCCCGGTCAACCACGAGAACTACGGCACGTTGATGCCGGACGCACGGACGGTGGCCTGGGATGATGCGAAGTCGCTGCTGTCGCTGATCGAGGAGATCGGGGCCGACAAGGTTGCTGCGTTCTTCTGCGAGCCCATCATCGGCGCCGGTGGGGTGTATCTCCCTCCCGAGGGTTACCTGCAGGAAGTCCGGCAGATCTGCCGCGACAACGACGTATTGTTCGTCGCGGACGAAGTGGTGACGGGCTTCGGCCGTATCGGCGGTTCATGGTTCGCGTCGACGCGATTCGATCTTCAGCCCGACATCATGACGACCGCCAAGGGTCTCACCTCGGGGTATGTGCCGATGGGCGCAGTCTTCATCGCCCCGCACATCGCCGAGCCCTTCTTCGCCGGGGGTGTCTGGTGGCGCCACGGATACACGTACGGAGGTCATGCGGGCGCCGCCGCAGCAGCCATGGCGACACTCGACATCATGGAGCGCGAAAACCTGCTGCAGGAATCGGCACGCCTGGAATCCTCGTTGCACACACACCTAGCCCCATTGGCCGATCACGACCGTGTGCTCGAGGTTCGCAGCGGTCTCGGAGCAGTGGCAGCGGTCCAACTGAAGGATCCCGCCGAAGCGCTGCCGTTCGTCGGGACACTGCGCAAGCACGGTGTGTCCGGACGCGCTGCAGGTCAAGGCGCGATGCAGATCTCGCCGTCGTTCGTGATGACCGACGCCGAGGTGGAGGAACTCGCCGGACGGATACTCACCGCGCTCGGTTGA